In the Arachis ipaensis cultivar K30076 chromosome B10, Araip1.1, whole genome shotgun sequence genome, one interval contains:
- the LOC107623127 gene encoding 26S proteasome non-ATPase regulatory subunit 11 homolog produces the protein MATTHLAATTESLALAVEAKDPSEAISILYRVLEDPSSSPEALRMKEQAITNLTDLLRQENRGEDLRSLLTQLRPFFSVIPKAKTAKIVRGIIDAVAKIPGTSDLQIVLCREMVQWTYAEKRTFLRQRVEARLAALLMENKEYSEALTLLSSLIKEVRRLDDKLLLVDIDLLESKLHFSLRNLPKAKAALTAARTAANAIYVPPAQQGAIDLQSGILHAEEKDYKTAYSYFFEAFESFNALEDPKAVFSLKYMLLCKIMVNQADDVGGIISSKAGLQYVGPDLDAMKAVADAHSKRSLRLFEIALRDYNAQLEEDPIVHRHLQSLYDTLLEQNLCRLIEPFSRVEIAHIAELIELPMDHVERKLSQMILDKKFAGTLDQGAGCLVIFDDPKTDAIYPATLETISNIGKVVDSLYARSAKIMA, from the coding sequence ATGGCTACAACTCATCTTGCTGCAACAACAGAGTCACTTGCTCTTGCTGTTGAGGCCAAAGACCCATCTGAGGCTATTTCTATTCTTTATCGTGTACTTGAGGATCCTTCTTCCTCACCCGAAGCTCTGCGTATGAAAGAGCAGGCGATCACAAACCTTACTGACCTTCTAAGGCAAGAGAATAGAGGAGAGGATCTACGCAGCCTTCTCACACAATTGAGGCCCTTTTTCTCCGTGATACCCAAGGCAAAAACTGCAAAGATAGTTAGGGGGATAATTGACGCAGTTGCTAAAATCCCAGGGACATCTGATCTTCAAATTGTGCTTTGCAGAGAAATGGTGCAGTGGACTTATGCTGAGAAGCGTACATTCCTGAGGCAGCGAGTTGAGGCAAGACTTGCAGCACTTCTGATGGAAAATAAGGAGTACTCAGAAGCTTTGACTCTTCTGTCAAGCTTGATCAAAGAGGTTAGAAGATTAGATGACAAGCTTCTACTCGTAGACATAGACTTGCTGGAAAGCAAACTACACTTCTCATTAAGAAACCTTCCAAAGGCGAAAGCCGCGCTAACTGCAGCAAGAACTGCTGCTAATGCCATTTATGTGCCTCCGGCACAACAAGGTGCCATAGATCTGCAGAGTGGAATACTTCATGCTGAGGAGAAGGATTATAAAACTGCATATAGTTATTTCTTTGAAGCTTTCGAGTCTTTCAATGCACTTGAAGACCCAAAGGCTGTTTTCAGCCTGAAATATATGTTGTTGTGTAAGATCATGGTAAATCAAGCTGATGACGTTGGCGGGATCATATCTTCTAAAGCCGGGTTGCAATATGTTGGCCCTGACTTGGATGCAATGAAAGCTGTTGCAGATGCTCATTCTAAGCGATCCCTGAGATTGTTCGAGATTGCTCTGCGGGACTACAATGCACAGTTGGAGGAAGACCCAATCGTCCATAGGCACTTACAATCCTTGTATGATACCCTCTTGGAACAGAATCTTTGCAGGTTGATCGAGCCGTTCTCAAGGGTTGAGATTGCGCACATTGCTGAGCTCATTGAACTGCCTATGGATCACGTGGAGCGGAAGTTGTCTCAGATGATCTTGGACAAGAAGTTTGCGGGGACATTGGATCAAGGTGCCGGATGCCTCGTCATATTTGACGACCCCAAGACCGACGCGATATATCCTGCAACTCTGGAGACCATTTCCAATATTGGGAAAGTTGTCGATAGTCTTTATGCTAGGTCTGCCAAGATAATGGCATGA
- the LOC107621068 gene encoding uncharacterized protein LOC107621068 — protein MCHKEPSAVVHFETMPAYQGDDLVTDIRVDGTHLYEKYKDCLLVAVSQDDNNNIIPIAFAIVEGETSDAWHFFLSNLRQHVVTWDGVGLISDRHESINAAVERRYSRTVREYEVRYQRLRERGEAYTNWLNRIPREQYALAFDGGYRWGHMTTNLVECINSVLKGVRNLPVTALVKAIFYMLNELFTRKRDEAEARINAGHVFSDVVTSKLHANQLASGNIQVSCFDRQNEVFEVREMPSELEFAVDLRGLRCDCGDFQVDRIPCRHVFACCANQRLDWQVYVHDVYKMDQVRRVYRARFRPLGNPTTWPTYNGPRFMPNPFLRRIMKGRPRMTRFLNEMDTRMLRWPRRCRPCGAEGHSRSRCR, from the exons ATGTGTCATAAGGAGCCATCAGCTGTTGTTcattttgagactatgcctgCATATCAAGGCGATGACTTGGTGACTGATATTCGG GTGGATGGGACTCACTTGTACGAAAAATACAAGGATTGTCTACTAGTGGCAGTTTCACAGGATGACAACAACAATATCATCCCAATTGCGTTTGCTATtgtggagggagagacttctgatgcGTGGCACTTTTTCCTTAGTAACCTTCGTCAGCATGTTGTCACTTGGGATGGTGTGGGACTGATATCCGACCGTCACGAATCCATAAATGCAGCTGTGGAAAGGA GATATTCGAGGACGGTGCGGGAGTACGAAGTGCGTTACCAGCGGTTACGAGAACGGGGCGAGGCCTACACTAACTGGTTAAACCGAATCCCCCGCGAGCAGTACGCGTTGGCTTTTGATGGTGGATATCGATGGGGTCATATGACGACGAATCTAGTGGAATGCATCAATTCAGTATTGAAGGGTGTACGCAATCTCCCTGTTACTGCCCTTGTGAAGGCAATATTCTACATGCTTAACGAGTTGTTCACCCGGAAAAGAGATGAGGCGGAAGCTCGGATTAATGCTGGCCATGTGTTTTCTGATGTCGTAACCTCGAAGTTGCATGCAAACCAACTTGCATCAGGAAACATTCAAGTTAGTTGCTTTGACCGGCAGAATGAAGTCTTTGAGGTGCGTGAGATGCCAAGTGAACTGGAGTTTGCAGTCGACCTACGTGGCCTTCGATGTGACTGTGGTGATTTCCAGGTGGACCGGATCCCCTGTCGACATGTGTTCGCATGTTGTGCCAACCAGCGACTAGATTGGCAAGTGTATGTGCATGATGTGTATAAGATGGACCAAGTTCGGCGGGTGTACCGAGCAAGGTTTAGGCCACTAGGTAATCCCACTACATGGCCTACTTACAATGGACCTCGGTTCATGCCAAATCCGTTCCTCAGACGCATCATGAAAGGTCGCCCCAGAATGACgcgcttcttgaatgagatggacacgcGAATGTTACGTTGGCCTAGGCGATGTAGGCCATGTGGAGCTGAGGGACACAGCCGAAGCAGATGCCGTTAG